The following DNA comes from Flavobacteriales bacterium.
GGAAGGGCTTGGTGTACATTTCACTACACAGAGCGATACCGAAGTCCTCTTACGCTCCTATCAGCAGTGGGGACCTGATTGCGTGCAACGGTTCATGGGTATGTGGGCCTTTGCCATCTATGATACCGAAGAGGAGCGACTATTTGCCAGCCGGGATAGATTCGGGATCAAACCCTTCCATTATATCCATCGCGGGGAGAGCTTCTGTTTCTCTTCCGAGTTCAAAGCCTTGAGAAGGTCTCCGTCCTTCGATACTACGGTGGATCAACGCCAGGTGGCTCTGGGCTTACAACTGGGAATGGTCTATCACCAAGAGTCCACCTATTGGCAATCGGTCAAGAATCTACCGGGTGGACATAACCTGATCTTCCAAAAAGGAAGTCTCAAGGTCTGGAGATACTGGGATGTCACTGAATTCGCAACGGATGAACGGTCTTTTGAAGAGAAGGCCGAAGAGTTCAGAGAGCTCTTTCTCCAATCAATCCGCCTTCATTTGAGAAGCGATGTTCCGCTGGGCACATGCCTCAGTGGTGGCATAGACAGCTCGAGTATCGTGTCATCGGTATGTCACCTGTATCCTGAACAGGAATTGCACACCTTCTCCGTCTACTATGATCAAGAAGGATACGATGAACGGAAGTGGATGCAGGAGGTGGTGAAGAAATATCCGCAGATCAGTCCTCATTACTTCAGTCCATCCGATGCTGAGCTGGATGAACATCTAGAGAAATTCTTATCGGTACAGGAGGTTCCCATAGCTGGGAGCAGTCCATTCTCCCAGTATTTCCTCATGCGATTGGCCAAGGACTGTGGAGTCACGGTGACCTTGGATGGTCAAGGTGCTGATGAATATCTGATCGGCTATATGCACGCATTTCCGCGCATCATTGCAGATCACCTACGCAAGGGTAGGATAGGAGCGGCCATGAGTGAGACCCAAGCACATCGTAAGGTCAGTGGGATGAGACAAAAAGGCTTGATCGACCTGGGTATGAAGACCATGGCCTCGCTCCTAATGGATGAACCCCGATTGTCAGAGCTGGCCATGCTAAGAGCCTTGCCCTATCTCATGAAAGAGGACTACAAAGCTGACGAGCCCGGCAATGCAGCCCAAAGTCGGACCTATAGCCAACATCACACCTTGGCTTTCCATTCCACCTTACCCACCTTGCTTCACTATGCAGACCGGAATTCCATGGCCTTCAGCATCGAATCTCGCGTACCTTTTCTGGACCATAGATTGGTAGAGGCAGCTTTCAAGATGAAAGTCACCGATCATGTACATCAAGGCGTGACGAAGTCGGTCTTGAGAAGAAGCATGCGTGGTATCATTCCCAAGGCCATCGAGGAGCGTAAGGATAAAGTGGCTTTTAAAACTCCAGGAGATATCCGATGGCTACGCGGGCCTCTGGGTCATCTGCTTGAACCGGTCGATGGGCTATTCGATATCCTGGATCGATCCCGCACGATGGGATACCTGAACGAGTTCCAACAAGGCGATGACCGATATGGAAAACTCATCTGGCGGGTAGCGATGTTGAATCACTGGCTTGCTCGGCAGTGAGGATGACTTGCTCGACTTAGGCCTCCTGAAGGTCAGCTAAGATTCCTCGAACGATGCTCGTCTGATTTTTTCTGGAGAACTGAGCGATGCGTCCCGCATCACCTCCTTCTCTGGGAAGAGCTTCTTTCCAGGCTCCATAATGGCCACGAATGGCCTCTGTGATCCCTGTGCTATCCGTGTAGTCATACATGGGGATGTTCTTAGCCCTTCGGAGGATCTCTGCTGCGTCTCCATCGCTCGGGCCGATAGCGAGGATAGGGGTGCGGCTTGCCAGATATTCAAAGAGCTTGCCCGTGATGATCAGTTTGTTATTGGAAGCTTTGGGGATGATGAAGAGCAGGAGTTCAGCTCCTTTCATGTAGCCTACCGCTCTCTCGTGGTTCACTGGCTCGATCGACTGGATCAGCTCGGAACGATCTTGACTCGCCAATCTGTCCAGTAGACCTGGATCCTTATTCCCGATCAATTGCAGTCTCACCTCTTGCTGGAACCCATCGATTTCTCGAACGCACTGAGAAAGTGCCCGATTGAATGCTTCAACTTCTTGGTTGGGTTTCAGATTACCGATATACCGGATAGTAAATGTGTCCTTCTCACGGATAGCATCCGTGAGCATGTCGGCATCATCGTAGCCATTGAATACGACCGAAATGCCTTTTGCTCGATTCTCGAATTCCCGTTTCATTCCCTCACTGACCACGGTCACGTGATCAGCCTCGCTCAAGACTTGAGTCTCCAAGGCTAGGTGTTTCTTGCGGGTGGCATCAGTTAATGGAAAGATGTCATGATAGTGGATATTGACCCAGGGGTCCCGAAGGTCGGCTATCCAAGGGAGTTGGAATTTCCGTTTCAATTCCAGTCCGATCATGTGGGTACTGTGTGGTGGTCCGGTCGTGATGATATGCGTGACATCGCTCCGACCGATGATTTTACTTGCAGCATTAAGTGCATAGTTCTTCCAGAA
Coding sequences within:
- the asnB gene encoding asparagine synthase (glutamine-hydrolyzing) — encoded protein: MCGINGFIDTRIGEEESRNILDDMLRATHHRGPDYTGTYHHRAVHLGHNRLSIIDLSDEANQPFFLDHLVMVYNGEIYNYLEIKKELEGLGVHFTTQSDTEVLLRSYQQWGPDCVQRFMGMWAFAIYDTEEERLFASRDRFGIKPFHYIHRGESFCFSSEFKALRRSPSFDTTVDQRQVALGLQLGMVYHQESTYWQSVKNLPGGHNLIFQKGSLKVWRYWDVTEFATDERSFEEKAEEFRELFLQSIRLHLRSDVPLGTCLSGGIDSSSIVSSVCHLYPEQELHTFSVYYDQEGYDERKWMQEVVKKYPQISPHYFSPSDAELDEHLEKFLSVQEVPIAGSSPFSQYFLMRLAKDCGVTVTLDGQGADEYLIGYMHAFPRIIADHLRKGRIGAAMSETQAHRKVSGMRQKGLIDLGMKTMASLLMDEPRLSELAMLRALPYLMKEDYKADEPGNAAQSRTYSQHHTLAFHSTLPTLLHYADRNSMAFSIESRVPFLDHRLVEAAFKMKVTDHVHQGVTKSVLRRSMRGIIPKAIEERKDKVAFKTPGDIRWLRGPLGHLLEPVDGLFDILDRSRTMGYLNEFQQGDDRYGKLIWRVAMLNHWLARQ